In one Streptomyces sp. NBC_01241 genomic region, the following are encoded:
- a CDS encoding PaaI family thioesterase, with the protein MSGTSAALKPPVGAVKPVRHPEAPAPGELLGAHYEHCFGCGDGQRHGLHLQARAGEGVGVTAEFTVQAAHQGAPGLAHGGILATALDETLGSLNWLLRVIAVTGRLETDFVLPVPVDTVLHLDAEITAVHGRKIYSRATGRIGGPDGPVAVRAEALFIEVKVDHFIENGRPAEIRAAMADPDQVKRARAFEVNP; encoded by the coding sequence GTGAGTGGAACATCTGCGGCTCTGAAGCCCCCGGTCGGCGCGGTGAAACCGGTCCGACACCCCGAAGCCCCGGCCCCCGGTGAACTCCTCGGCGCGCACTACGAACACTGTTTCGGCTGCGGCGATGGACAGCGTCACGGGCTGCACCTCCAGGCGCGGGCCGGCGAGGGGGTCGGTGTCACCGCCGAGTTCACTGTGCAGGCCGCCCACCAGGGCGCCCCGGGCCTGGCACACGGGGGCATTCTGGCCACCGCGCTGGACGAGACGCTCGGCTCGCTGAACTGGCTGCTGCGGGTGATCGCGGTGACCGGGCGGCTGGAGACCGACTTCGTGCTGCCGGTTCCGGTGGACACCGTGCTGCATCTCGACGCGGAGATCACCGCCGTGCACGGCCGGAAGATCTACTCCCGGGCGACCGGCCGGATCGGCGGGCCGGACGGACCCGTGGCGGTCCGTGCCGAGGCCCTCTTCATCGAGGTCAAGGTCGACCACTTCATCGAGAACGGCCGCCCGGCCGAGATCCGGGCGGCGATGGCCGACCCGGACCAGGTCAAGCGCGCTCGCGCGTTCGAGGTGAACCCCTGA
- the dut gene encoding dUTP diphosphatase: MRRPVDVLIRRVDPEVPIPAYGHPGDAGVDLVTTEAAELAPGERAVFPTGVSIALPDGYAAFVHPRSGLAARCGVALVNAPGTVDAGYRGEIKVIVINLDPREPVRFERFDRIAQLVVQQVEKVRFHEVAELPGSARGEGGFGSTGGHASGDVDGVRGGNTQGGNSYASVVPDREGQ; this comes from the coding sequence ATGCGCCGTCCCGTGGACGTACTGATCCGCCGTGTCGACCCGGAGGTGCCGATTCCGGCCTACGGGCACCCCGGCGACGCCGGGGTCGATCTGGTGACCACCGAGGCCGCCGAACTCGCCCCGGGCGAGCGGGCCGTGTTTCCCACCGGGGTGTCGATCGCGCTGCCCGACGGGTACGCCGCGTTCGTGCACCCGCGGTCCGGCCTCGCCGCACGCTGCGGAGTCGCCCTCGTGAATGCCCCGGGGACGGTTGATGCCGGGTACCGTGGAGAGATCAAGGTGATCGTCATCAATCTCGACCCGCGCGAGCCCGTGCGGTTCGAGCGGTTCGACCGGATTGCCCAGCTGGTCGTTCAGCAGGTCGAGAAGGTGCGCTTCCACGAGGTGGCGGAGCTACCCGGCTCGGCTCGCGGCGAGGGAGGCTTCGGTTCCACCGGAGGCCACGCTTCCGGTGATGTTGATGGCGTCAGGGGCGGGAATACCCAGGGCGGGAACAGCTACGCTTCGGTCGTACCCGACCGGGAAGGACAGTGA
- a CDS encoding DUF3093 domain-containing protein, which yields MQPSTPPFDERLTAPRSWWLIAFLVGIACALMLLPLGTLPLLAGLAGGTALSAAAVSSYGSARIRVVAGALVAGDARIPVTALGEAEVLDAEEARAWRSYKADTHAFMLLRSYIPTAVRVEVTDPQDPTPYVYLSTREPQALVAALSAVRA from the coding sequence ATGCAGCCTTCCACCCCGCCCTTCGACGAACGACTGACCGCGCCCCGTTCGTGGTGGCTCATCGCCTTCCTGGTCGGCATCGCCTGCGCCCTGATGCTGCTCCCGCTCGGCACCCTGCCACTGCTGGCCGGCCTGGCGGGCGGCACGGCCCTGTCGGCGGCCGCGGTGAGTTCGTACGGCTCGGCCAGGATCCGCGTGGTCGCGGGCGCCCTGGTGGCCGGTGACGCGCGGATCCCGGTGACGGCGCTCGGCGAGGCCGAGGTGCTGGACGCGGAGGAGGCCCGCGCGTGGCGCTCGTACAAGGCGGACACCCACGCGTTCATGCTGCTGCGCAGCTACATCCCGACGGCGGTCCGCGTGGAGGTCACCGACCCGCAGGACCCGACGCCGTACGTCTATCTGTCGACCCGCGAGCCGCAGGCCCTGGTCGCGGCGCTCAGTGCCGTACGGGCTTAA